One window from the genome of Vidua chalybeata isolate OUT-0048 chromosome 3, bVidCha1 merged haplotype, whole genome shotgun sequence encodes:
- the ZNF451 gene encoding E3 SUMO-protein ligase ZNF451, whose translation MEPHNSDSFHKSKSPASGSEDEIEFIGEGPLRPVLECIDLVSSEDEEPNSSSYFHRNTKRKDHIDYQKERVASTLDRLARHVEVEKQQKEEKNKAFKEKVDSQYAHGLQELEFIREHSDTEAARLCVDQWLKMPGLKPGSVNGGRRAIFKRTGQTRVNSSPKCCPVMHCNRQFDNVHLLLGHLQRFDHSPCDPTVTLHGPPHNAFACVICCERFSTSQQYNDHLLSKLNENDGHKKGTPPQHIQCFACPNCFFLFTKRDECWQHMSQKKHFLQVSELSDAVKSGHPLPFPSFAKNLLVSLCKEVSFQVKCMSCFKILRSHMELTAHFRTRCHNSGPMALSKKSVSQVAEIFKTKGHCENCDELFADKNQMTQHKQTTQHNIRVFTTLEESILMFCHVNGKHKNQSHLGYIVERSRPLLKRHLSPNESSSEMGSSPSKRKSNLKDKSEDKVANQRQGSACKVKAWFCECLQKFFTEESVEKHILSANRICHKCAVCGKLVENSSIIRLHMSRFHGGAHLTNFLLWCRACSVDLREEDIMGHVTEFHGGHSYYYEQEAVEDEPMPSASDAVSISAGGDKDCISGPVDLSPESGPVVGKWQCRICEEMFDSEESVQQHCMSLESHAFHRYSCGICKNHFRKVGTLQRHFQEHHNQEMQTKYFCGLCGNLFFNTEEEFLTHYKALHSMDYTFVPEQVELSIKKDEDFLPVEQGDRLTCGCRTTYISKINRRNDHENCQKAMLQKGNLWFRCCLCSATAQNIADMNSHLKSHTSVKSKGEMYVVRCAACNKNFDDLQSAHQHYHMKHCFLQKPDLSSLALESEDTVFKFSASGACVVRKPHRQQFQASPSKTQDRPPSSPLQGPIEGNKIKNEDLEHSEQLSENGELPDLDYLSTMTHIVLVDLDNWGSLFTDLPANLNQGTFIWGFQGGYSNWKPPVHCKIYNYLKRIGCFFLHPRCSTRREAADFALCVHAGRLDEHLPKQIPFTILSGDKSFLELENQFKMTQRSARILNPHHIEGDMMCALLNSISDITKGSDSEEDEDMKETVKRSLEETKKQEELQDVELQEAIKRSLEEM comes from the exons gaaggaCCTTTAAGGCCCGTCCTTGAATGCATTGATCTCGTCAGCAGTGAGGATGAAGAGCCTAACAGCAGTTCTTATTTTCAT AGAAATACTAAGCGTAAGGATCACATTGACTATCAGAAGGAACGAGTTGCATCAACCCTGGATCGTCTGGCACGCCATGTTGAAGTagagaaacagcaaaaagaagagaaaaacaaagcctTTAAG GAGAAAGTTGATTCCCAATATGCTCATGGGTTGCAAGAACTAGAATTTATTCGGGAACACAGTGATACAGAAGCTGCAAGGTTATGTGTGGACCAGTGGTTAAAAATGCCAG GTCTGAAACCAGGCTCTGTTAACGGTGGAAGAAGGGCTATTTTTAAGAGGACAGGTCAGACTCGAGTCAACAGCAGTCCCAAATGTTGTCCCGTGATGCATTGCAACAGACAGTTTGATAATGTACATCTTCTTCTAGGTCATCTTCAAAG gtTTGATCATTCTCCTTGTGACCCAACAGTCACATTACATGGACCCCCACATAATGCTTTTGCCTGTGTGATATGCTGTGAAAGATTTTCAACCTCTCAGCAGTACAATGATCATCTTTTATCTAAG ctAAATGAAAATGATGGGCATAAAAAAGGTACTCCTCCACAGCATATTCAGTGTTTTGCATGCCCAAActgcttcttccttttcacCAAAAGAGATGAGTGTTGGCAGCATATGTCGCAAAAGAAACACTTCCTGCAGGTTTCTGAACTGAGTG ATGCAGTGAAGTCTGGCCATCCACTACCTTTTCCATCCTTTGCAAAGAACCTCTTGgtatctctgtgcaaagaggTTTCCTTCCAAGTGAAGTGTATGTCCTGCTTCAAGATATTGCGCTCACATATGGAATTAACGGCTCATTTCAG AACACGTTGTCATAATTCTGGACCCATGGCACTGTCAAAGAAAAGCGTCTCCCAAGTTGCAGAGATATTTAAAACGAAAGGTCACTGTGAGAACTGTGATGAACTGTTTGCTGATAAGAATCAGATGACCCAACACAAACAAACCACTCAACATAACATTAGAGTTTTTACTACACTGGAAGAGTCAATCTTGATGTTCTGCCATGTcaatggaaaacacaaaaatcagtCTCATTTGGGTTACATTGTGGAACGGTCAAGACCACTGCTTAAAAGACATTTGAGTCCAAATGAGTCCTCCAGTGAAATGGGGTCTAGTCCTTCAAAACGGAAGagtaatttaaaagataaaagtGAAGATAAAGTTGCAAACCAACGTCAAGGTAGTGCTTGCAAAGTAAAAGCCTGGTTTTGTGAATGCCTTcaaaagttttttacagaagagTCAgtagaaaagcacattttatcaGCAAATAGGATCTGTCATAAGTGTGCTGTGTGTGGAAAGCTGGTTGAAAATTCAAGCATTATCCGCCTGCATATGAGTCGATTCCATGGAGGAGCACACTTGACTAATTTTCTTCTCTGGTGCAGAGCATGCTCTGTAGATCTTAGAGAAGAGGATATTATGGGACACGTAACTGAATTTCATGGTGGACATAGTTACTACTATGAGCAAGAAGCTGTAGAAGATGAACCTATGCCATCTGCTTCTGATGCAGTGAGCATTTCTGCAGGCGGAGATAAAGACTGCATTTCTGGCCCTGTGGATCTGTCCCCTGAAAGTGGTCCTGTTGTGGGAAAATGGCAGTGCCGCATTTGTGAGGAGATGTTTGATTCTGAAGAGAGTGTTCAGCAACATTGCATGTCCTTAGAAAGCCATGCATTTCACAGGTACTCATGTGGCATATGTAAAAATCATTTTCGGAAAGTAGGAACGTTACAGCGGCACTTCCAAGAGCATCATAATCAGGAGATGCAGACTAAATACTTCTGTGGCCTTTGTGGTAATCTCTTCTTCAACACAGAGGAAGAATTTCTAACCCATTACAAGGCACTTCATAGCATGGACTATACATTTGTGCCTGAGCAGGTGGAACTGTCAATAAAAAAAGATGAGGACTTCCTCCCAGTCGAACAAGGAGACCGCTTAACCTGTGGTTGCCGGACAACTTACATCTCCAAAATAAACAGGAGGAATGATCATGAGAATTGTCAGAAAGCCATGCTGCAGAAAGGAAACTTATGGTTTCGATGCTGCTTGTGTTCTGCAACGGCACAGAATATTGCTGATATGAACAGTCATCTCAAGAGTCACACATCAGTAAAATCTAAGGGAGAGATGTATGTTGTTAGATGTGCTGCATGCAACAAAAACTTTGATGATCTTCAAAGCGCACATCAGCACTATCACATGAAACACTGCTTCTTGCAGAAACCTGATCTGTCAAGTCTTGCATTAGAATCAGAAGACACAGTATTCAAGTTTTCAGCAAGTGGGGCTTGTGTGGTCAGAAAACCTCACAGGCAACAATTTCAAGCATCTCCATCCAAAACTCAGGACAGACCACCATCTTCGCCTCTGCAGGGCCCAatagagggaaataaaataaaaaatgaggaCTTAGAACACTCTGAACAACTTAGTGAAA ATGGTGAACTTCCTGATCTTGACTATCTGAGTACCATGACTCATATTGTGTTGGTGGATCTGGACAACTGGGGAAGCCTTTTCACAGACCTGCCAGCTAACCTGAACCAAGGGACATTTATCTGGGGTTTTCAAG GAGGATACAGCAACTGGAAGCCTCCAGTGCATTGCAAAATTTACAATTATCTTAAGAGGATTGGATGTTTCTTTCTTCATCCACGTTGCAGTAccagaagagaagcagcagactTTGCTCTCTGTGTTCAT GCTGGTCGTCTGGATGAGCACCTGCCCAAGCAAATTCCTTTCACTATTCTTTCTGGAGACAAAAGCTTCCTGGAACTGGAAAACCAGTTTAAAATGACCCAGCGGTCAGCTCGCATCCTGAATCCTCACCACATTGAAGGAGACATGATGTGTGCCTTGCTAAACAGCATTTCAGATATCACAAAAG GTTCAGATAGTGAAGAGGATGAAGATATGAAGGAAACAGTGAAGCGGAGCttagaagaaacaaagaaacaggaaG AACTGCAAGATGTAGAACTGCAAGAAGCTATCAAAAGGAGCCTTGAGGAAATGTAA